From a region of the Catalinimonas alkaloidigena genome:
- a CDS encoding LytR/AlgR family response regulator transcription factor: protein MIVDDEELARFVLKNFIKQTDFLTLGYECESAIEAVNILQKDQVDLIFLDVQMPEMSGLELLESLDHLPPVILVTSKKDYAAEAFEHSVVDYLVKPIQYPRFIRAVMKVKEKQESRPGGSSNDDIFIRTDSKIVKLNYSSILYVEALADYVMINTTTNRHIVHSTMKGMERKLPADTFARVHRSFIVNLPKVQQIKDLHVVINDKEIPIGASYKDKFMKRLKFL from the coding sequence ATGATTGTAGATGACGAAGAATTGGCTCGCTTCGTCCTCAAAAATTTCATTAAACAGACCGATTTCCTCACATTAGGCTACGAATGTGAGAGTGCAATCGAAGCTGTCAATATCTTGCAGAAGGATCAGGTCGACCTTATCTTCCTGGATGTGCAGATGCCGGAAATGTCGGGCCTGGAGTTGTTGGAATCGCTCGACCACCTGCCGCCGGTGATTCTGGTGACCTCCAAAAAAGATTATGCGGCAGAGGCGTTTGAACATAGCGTGGTGGACTATCTGGTGAAACCCATTCAGTATCCGCGTTTTATCCGGGCCGTCATGAAAGTCAAAGAAAAGCAGGAAAGCCGCCCCGGAGGTTCTTCGAACGACGATATCTTTATCCGCACCGACTCTAAAATCGTTAAGCTTAACTACAGCAGCATTCTGTACGTAGAGGCGCTGGCCGATTACGTGATGATCAACACCACGACCAACCGCCACATTGTGCACTCGACCATGAAGGGAATGGAGCGCAAGTTGCCGGCCGATACGTTTGCGCGGGTGCATCGCTCTTTCATCGTTAACCTACCCAAGGTGCAGCAGATCAAAGACTTGCATGTGGTGATCAACGACAAGGAGATTCCGATCGGGGCCTCGTACAAAGACAAGTTTATGAAACGGCTTAAGTTTTTATAG
- a CDS encoding aspartate aminotransferase family protein, whose translation MIEVERAEGVYLYGPEGQHYIDLISGIGVSNVGHRHPRVVSALQAQLDRFLHVMVYGELVQSPQVQLAHKLAATLPAPLDNVYLVNSGSEAVEGAAKLAKRYTGRTELISCQNAYHGSSQGALSLSGNERFKRAYRPLLPGIRHIRHGNIEDLDLITHDTAAVFLETIQGEAGVRMASADYFQALRARCDETESLLILDEIQVGFGRTGKFWAFEWYNIVPDIVICAKGMGGGMPIGAFVASQKIMNVLKENPILGHITTFGGHPMSCVASAATIDVIQEEGLTEQVAAKEALFRQHLQHPAIQEIRGKGLLLALEFESFDVLKPTIDRALAAGILTDWFLYCDSAMRLAPPLTITPDEIAQSCQILINCMP comes from the coding sequence ATGATTGAGGTAGAGCGCGCCGAAGGCGTGTACCTCTATGGCCCCGAGGGTCAGCACTACATCGACCTGATCTCAGGCATTGGGGTCAGCAACGTAGGGCACCGGCACCCGCGCGTGGTTTCCGCCTTGCAGGCCCAACTCGATCGTTTTCTGCACGTGATGGTCTACGGCGAGCTGGTGCAGTCTCCGCAGGTACAACTGGCGCATAAACTCGCCGCGACCCTGCCCGCTCCGCTCGACAACGTTTATCTGGTTAATTCCGGTAGCGAAGCCGTCGAAGGCGCGGCCAAACTGGCCAAACGCTACACCGGCCGCACCGAACTCATCTCCTGTCAAAACGCCTACCACGGCTCGTCGCAGGGAGCGCTTTCGCTGAGCGGCAACGAGCGCTTCAAGCGAGCGTACCGGCCGCTGCTGCCGGGCATCCGGCACATCCGGCACGGCAATATCGAAGACCTGGACCTGATTACGCACGATACAGCGGCCGTTTTTCTCGAAACCATTCAGGGCGAAGCCGGGGTACGGATGGCCTCGGCCGACTATTTTCAGGCATTACGCGCACGATGCGATGAGACAGAATCCCTCCTTATCCTAGACGAAATACAGGTTGGATTTGGACGAACCGGAAAGTTCTGGGCGTTTGAATGGTACAATATTGTGCCTGATATTGTAATTTGTGCTAAGGGCATGGGCGGCGGGATGCCGATCGGGGCGTTTGTGGCTTCACAAAAAATTATGAATGTCCTGAAAGAAAATCCCATATTAGGGCACATTACCACCTTTGGTGGACATCCGATGAGTTGCGTAGCGTCGGCCGCCACCATCGACGTTATTCAAGAAGAGGGATTAACCGAACAAGTAGCTGCCAAAGAAGCACTGTTCCGGCAGCATTTGCAACATCCTGCCATTCAGGAGATTCGTGGAAAGGGCTTGCTCCTGGCCTTAGAATTCGAATCGTTCGACGTACTGAAACCGACCATTGATCGGGCCTTGGCGGCGGGGATTTTGACCGACTGGTTTCTGTATTGCGACTCGGCCATGCGCCTGGCACCGCCGCTGACCATTACGCCGGACGAGATTGCGCAATCTTGCCAGATTCTTATAAACTGCATGCCTTAA
- a CDS encoding SIR2 family NAD-dependent protein deacylase: MPSSSPKQKLVALTGAGISAESGLGTFRGAGGLWEGHSVMDVASPEGWRKNPTLVLEFYNQRRRAARQAQPNEGHKLLAALEQFYDVVVITQNVDDLHERAGSTHVLHLHGELFKSRSTADETLVYAMDSDELNLGDCCERGAQLRPHIVWFGEMVPMMDAAIREAVTADIFLVVGTSLQVYPAAGLVDYVDAAAPVYVIDPETPYLSYRPNLHPIPEKASTGMRKVYDLLT; this comes from the coding sequence ATGCCCTCCTCTTCTCCCAAACAAAAACTGGTCGCACTTACCGGTGCCGGCATCAGTGCGGAAAGTGGCTTAGGGACGTTCCGGGGAGCAGGTGGGCTGTGGGAAGGCCATTCCGTGATGGACGTCGCCTCGCCCGAAGGGTGGCGCAAAAACCCCACGCTGGTGCTGGAGTTTTACAACCAACGGCGGCGCGCGGCCCGGCAGGCCCAGCCCAACGAAGGGCACAAGCTGCTGGCCGCCCTGGAACAGTTTTACGACGTGGTGGTGATTACGCAAAATGTGGACGATTTGCACGAACGGGCAGGCTCTACGCACGTCCTGCACCTGCACGGTGAACTGTTTAAATCGCGTAGCACCGCCGACGAAACACTGGTGTACGCGATGGACAGCGACGAGCTGAACCTGGGCGACTGCTGCGAGCGAGGTGCACAACTGCGTCCGCACATCGTCTGGTTCGGCGAGATGGTGCCGATGATGGATGCCGCCATCCGCGAAGCCGTCACCGCCGATATTTTTCTGGTGGTGGGTACCTCGTTGCAGGTCTACCCGGCGGCGGGGCTGGTCGATTATGTGGATGCGGCTGCGCCGGTCTACGTGATCGATCCTGAAACTCCCTACCTCTCCTATCGTCCCAACCTGCACCCCATTCCCGAAAAAGCCAGCACCGGCATGCGTAAAGTGTACGACCTGCTTACTTAA
- a CDS encoding acyl-CoA thioesterase: MKRQKYCRESFSTMTELILPNDTNTLNNLMGGRLMHLMDIVAAISAQRHCNRVVVTASVDNVSFNRPIGLGYVVTLQAQVTRAFNSSMEVHIEVFAENIPAQKRYQTNEAFFTFVAVDQTGHPIDVPQAVPENEREQELYDGALQRRQLRLVLAGRMKPEDAPELRSIFEVNKKEDS; this comes from the coding sequence ATGAAACGCCAGAAATATTGTCGGGAGTCTTTCTCGACCATGACCGAACTAATCCTGCCCAACGATACCAATACGCTGAATAACCTGATGGGCGGCCGACTGATGCACCTGATGGACATTGTCGCGGCCATTTCGGCGCAGCGCCATTGCAACCGGGTGGTGGTAACGGCCTCGGTCGACAACGTCTCGTTCAACCGGCCCATCGGACTGGGCTACGTAGTGACCTTGCAGGCACAGGTGACGCGCGCCTTCAACTCGTCGATGGAAGTGCACATTGAGGTGTTTGCCGAGAACATTCCGGCCCAGAAGCGTTACCAGACCAACGAGGCGTTTTTCACCTTTGTGGCGGTTGACCAGACGGGCCACCCCATCGACGTGCCGCAGGCCGTACCCGAAAACGAACGCGAACAGGAACTCTACGACGGCGCCCTGCAACGGCGGCAGTTGCGGCTGGTGCTGGCCGGGCGCATGAAACCCGAAGACGCGCCCGAACTGCGCTCCATTTTCGAAGTCAACAAGAAAGAAGATTCGTAA
- a CDS encoding dipeptidyl peptidase 3, with amino-acid sequence MMTRISPLACAFALVALCSACDTSRPPAAESSVAQPDSGFQYVADRFADLQVLRYQVPGFETLTAQQKELLYYLSEAALSGRDIIWDQNYRHNLRIRKVLERLVSDYQGDRNAEAYQQLLTYAKRVWFSNGIHHHYSTRKMMPAFSYDFFAEAVRSLPADQLPLQPGETVDDLLALLQPILFDPAVDVKRVNKDEGVDLISGSANNYYGEGLTQREVEGFYDRFIKKAEENAPSYGLNSRLVKEGNQLIEQQYRIGGLYSEAITHIVSWLEKAVEVAENDQQRQALTKLIAYYQTGDLRQFDEYNILWVADTASRIDVVNGFIEVYGDPLGYRGAYESVVSFKDLEATKRIKAIGDQAQWFEDHSPILEQHKKKQVQGISGKVITVVMEAGDAAPSTPIGINLPNARWIRQQYGSKSVSLGNIVEAYDHVSAAGSSLEAFAASPEEVQRAREYGILAGQLHTDMHEVIGHASGQVEPGVGTPQETLKNYASTLEEARADLVALYYLLDQKLVDIGVMPSLEVGKAEYDRYIRNGLMQQLNRLEPGENLEEDHMRNRQLVAGWAFEEGKADKVIERVERDGKTYFVVRNYERLRDIFGQELREIQRIISQGDAHAARALVERYGVKVDQALLVEVKERYASLNTAPYSGFIQPKLTPVTNAAGEITDVTISYPDDFVQQMLDYGRDYAFLPIVND; translated from the coding sequence ATGATGACGCGTATTTCCCCCCTTGCCTGCGCTTTTGCGCTCGTAGCTTTGTGCTCGGCCTGCGACACCTCCCGCCCTCCCGCCGCCGAATCGTCCGTGGCGCAGCCCGACAGCGGTTTTCAGTACGTGGCCGATCGCTTTGCTGACCTCCAGGTGTTGCGTTACCAGGTGCCGGGGTTCGAAACCCTGACGGCCCAGCAGAAAGAACTCCTTTATTATCTATCGGAGGCTGCTCTGTCGGGGCGCGACATCATCTGGGATCAGAACTACCGCCACAACCTCCGCATCCGGAAGGTGCTGGAACGTCTGGTAAGCGATTATCAGGGCGACCGCAATGCGGAAGCGTACCAGCAACTGCTGACCTACGCCAAGCGGGTCTGGTTTTCGAACGGGATTCACCACCACTACTCGACCCGAAAAATGATGCCGGCGTTTTCGTACGACTTCTTTGCCGAAGCCGTGCGTAGCCTGCCCGCCGACCAGCTTCCGCTCCAACCGGGCGAGACGGTCGACGATCTGCTGGCGCTCCTGCAGCCCATTCTGTTCGATCCTGCGGTCGATGTCAAGCGAGTCAACAAAGACGAAGGCGTCGACCTGATCTCCGGTTCGGCCAATAATTACTATGGCGAAGGATTGACGCAGCGCGAGGTAGAAGGGTTTTACGACCGGTTCATCAAAAAAGCCGAAGAAAACGCTCCTTCCTACGGCCTCAACTCGCGCCTGGTGAAAGAAGGTAATCAACTGATCGAGCAACAATACCGCATCGGGGGGCTCTACTCCGAAGCCATTACGCACATCGTATCCTGGCTCGAAAAAGCGGTAGAAGTGGCCGAGAACGACCAACAACGGCAGGCACTTACCAAACTGATTGCCTACTACCAGACGGGCGATCTGCGCCAATTCGACGAGTACAACATCCTCTGGGTGGCCGATACGGCCTCGCGCATCGACGTGGTCAACGGCTTTATCGAGGTTTACGGCGACCCGCTGGGGTACCGTGGTGCTTACGAGTCGGTCGTGTCGTTCAAAGACCTGGAAGCCACCAAGCGCATCAAAGCCATCGGCGATCAGGCCCAGTGGTTCGAAGACCATTCGCCCATTCTGGAACAACACAAGAAGAAGCAGGTTCAGGGCATTTCAGGCAAAGTGATTACCGTCGTGATGGAAGCCGGCGACGCGGCTCCGTCCACGCCCATCGGCATCAACCTGCCCAACGCCCGGTGGATTCGCCAGCAGTACGGCTCCAAGTCGGTATCATTGGGGAACATTGTGGAAGCCTACGACCACGTCAGTGCCGCTGGTTCGTCGCTCGAAGCGTTCGCCGCCTCTCCGGAGGAAGTGCAGCGCGCCCGCGAGTACGGCATTCTGGCCGGCCAGCTGCACACCGACATGCACGAGGTGATCGGCCACGCGTCCGGACAGGTAGAACCGGGGGTGGGCACACCGCAGGAAACGCTCAAGAACTACGCCTCCACTTTGGAAGAAGCCCGTGCCGACCTGGTGGCGCTGTATTACCTGCTCGATCAGAAACTGGTCGACATCGGTGTGATGCCTTCGCTCGAAGTGGGCAAGGCCGAATACGACCGTTACATCCGCAATGGCCTGATGCAGCAACTCAACCGGCTGGAACCCGGCGAAAATCTGGAAGAAGACCATATGCGCAACCGCCAACTGGTGGCAGGATGGGCCTTCGAAGAAGGCAAAGCCGATAAGGTGATCGAACGGGTGGAACGCGACGGCAAAACCTACTTTGTGGTCCGGAATTACGAACGCCTCCGCGACATCTTCGGCCAGGAACTGCGTGAGATCCAGCGGATTATCTCGCAGGGCGATGCCCATGCGGCGCGCGCACTGGTAGAACGCTACGGCGTAAAGGTCGATCAGGCGCTGCTGGTCGAAGTCAAAGAGCGGTACGCCTCGCTGAACACCGCCCCTTATTCCGGATTTATCCAGCCCAAACTGACGCCAGTGACCAACGCGGCGGGCGAAATCACCGACGTCACGATCAGTTACCCGGACGACTTTGTCCAACAGATGCTTGACTACGGCCGCGACTACGCCTTTTTACCGATTGTAAATGATTAA